The following proteins are encoded in a genomic region of Corylus avellana chromosome ca4, CavTom2PMs-1.0:
- the LOC132179414 gene encoding LOW QUALITY PROTEIN: WAT1-related protein At1g70260 (The sequence of the model RefSeq protein was modified relative to this genomic sequence to represent the inferred CDS: deleted 3 bases in 2 codons) translates to MGEVVPFMVMVAMEGCTIGLTIFAKTAITNGMSPFVFVVYTNALASLLLLPFTFIFRCRDRTERPFFTFPLLLRFFFLGLTGITIGQNLAFLGLSYSSPILVCAMGLLLPAFSFILSLMLRRTKLDWRSSSFQAKIIGTLISIMGALMVELYKGPVILKTSVSSSYFLQSKQQLLIFSSALEHWALGGILLAATSLSVSVWNVIQFETVKQYPEVMMEVVSFYSLLGSVQCAIVSLLVEKNLSAWKLKLNMELLLIVLTAVLGGLVRTGVHIWCMQIKGPFYVPMFKPFRILFATIFGISFFTNSIHYGSVIGAIIIGIGNYGVMWGQITEDEVPEDNDAETVDSLKKKIPLLQEETQV, encoded by the exons ATGGGGGAAGTAGTGCCTTTCATGGTGATGGTTGCTATGGAAGGCTGCACCATAGGATTGACTATCTTCGCTAAAACAGCCATCACAAATGGGATGAGCCCTTTCGTATTCGTCGTCTATACCAATGCTCTTGcctccctcctcctcctcccgtTTACCTTCATATTTCGCTGCAGAGAtag AACCGAACGACCATTCTTCACCTTTCCTCTCCTCTTGCGATTCTTCTTCTTGGGTTTAACAGG GATAACAATAGGTCAGAACCTTGCATTCCTCGGCCTAAGTTACAGTTCTCCAATTCTAGTCTGCGCAATGGGCCTTTTGCTCCCTGCTTTTTCCTTCATCCTCTCTCTCATGCTCAG GAGAACAAAATTAGATTGGAGAAGTTCGAGCTTCCAAGCTAAAATAATTGGCACCTTGATATCAATCATGGGGGCATTAATGGTGGAACTTTACAAAGGCCCAGTAATACTTAAAACTTCTGtttcttcttcatattttcttCAATCGAAGCAACAGCTGCTGATCTTCTCCTCAGCGCTGGAACATTGGGCTCTTGGTGGCATTTTGCTTGCAGCTACT TCCTTGTCTGTTTCAGTATGGAATGTTATTCAg TTTGAAACCGTGAAACAATATCCAGAAGTA ATGATGGAGGTGGTCTCTTTCTATAGCCTACTGGGGTCGGTTCAATGTGCAATAGTCTCTTTACTGGTGGAGAAAAACCTAAGTGCTTGGAAACTAAAACTCAACATGGAGCTCCTCCTCATTGTTTTAACA GCAGTCCTCGGGGGTTTAGTCCGTACCGGTGTTCATATATGGTGCATGCAAATAAAGGGTCCTTTTTATGTGCCAATGTTCAAGCCATTTAGGATTCTTTTTGCAACCATCTTTGGTATTAGCTTCTTTACAAATAGTATTCACTATGGAAG TGTGATAGGGGCAATTATAATTGGAATTGGGAATTATGGTGTGATGTGGGGACAAATTACAGAAGATGAAGTTCCTGAAGACAATGATGCTGAAACTGTGGATTCCTTAAAAAAGAAGATACCTCTCTTGCAAGAAGAGACGCAAGTCTAA
- the LOC132179209 gene encoding MLP-like protein 423, with translation MASSGNLEVEVEVKSHSDKFWPTIRDSPIILPKAFPNDYKSIEILEGDGKSVGTIRLITYGEGSPLVKVSKEKIEAFDEGKKTLSYSVIEGDLLAYYKVFKCHITVTPKGAGSLAKWSCEFQKASEEIPDPHIIKDFVVKNFKELDDYVLHA, from the exons ATGGCTTCCAGTGGTAATCTTGAAGTAGAAGTTGAGGTGAAGTCTCATTCAGATAAGTTCTGGCCAACCATCAGGGACTCTCCCATTATCCTCCCTAAGGCCTTTCCTAATGATTACAAGAGCATTGAAATTCTTGAAGGCGATGGGAAGTCTGTTGGCACTATTCGCCTAATCACATACGGGGAAG gttCTCCTCTTGTGAAAGTATCAAAGGAGAAGATTGAGGCATTTGATGAAGGAAAAAAGACACTTTCTTATAGTGTGATCGAAGGGGATCTGCTGGCTTACTACAAAGTTTTCAAGTGCCACATTACAGTGACTCCAAAGGGAGCTGGGAGCCTGGCAAAATGGTCCTGTGAGTTTCAAAAGGCTAGCGAGGAGATTCCAGACCCACACATTATTAAGGACTTTGTAGTCAAAAACTTCAAGGAGCTGGATGACTATGTTCTCCATGCATAG
- the LOC132179412 gene encoding probable serine/threonine-protein kinase PBL28, with translation MPFGLVSAWNKRRRSKSHDNADPWIYKPVELWQLEDQTPQPAKRHHGSSVFTLKEMEEATNAFRDENLLGKGGFGRVYRGTLRSGEVVAIKKMELPPFKAAEGEHEFRVEVDILSRLDHPNLVSLIGYCADGKHRFLVYEYMHNGNLQDHLNGIGEAKMDWPRRLKVALGAARGLAYLHSSSSVGIPIVHRDFKSTNVLLNADFEAKISDFGLAKLMPEGQETYMTVRVLGTFGYFDPEYTSTGKLTLQSDVYAFGVVLLELLTGRRAVDLNQGPNDQNLVLQVRNILNDRKKLRTVIDPELNRSSYTMESIVMFANLASRCVRVESSERPSMADCVKELQGIIYINSKGSRTAMHTLRMV, from the exons ATGCCTTTCGGATTGGTTTCAGCGTGGAACAAGCGCCGGAGAAGCAAGTCTCATGATAATGCAGACCCTT GGATTTACAAACCTGTGGAACTTTGGCAACTTGAAGATCAAACACCCCAACCCGCGAAAAGGCACCATGGTTCATCAGTATTCACACTAAAGGAGATGGAAGAGGCAACAAATGCATTCAGAGATGAGAATCTGCTTGGCAAAGGAGGATTCGGCCGAGTTTATAGAGGCACTTTGCGGTCAGGAGAG GTTGTAGCAATCAAGAAAATGGAGCTGCCACCATTTAAAGCAGCTGAAGGGGAGCATGAGTTTCGGGTCGAAGTTGATATCTTGAGCAGACTCGACCACCCAAATCTGGTGTCCTTGATAGGCTATTGTGCTGATGGAAAGCACAGATTTCTGGTCTATGAATATATGCACAATGGGAACCTGCAAGATCACTTAAATG GAATTGGAGAAGCAAAAATGGATTGGCCTAGAAGGCTCAAAGTGGCACTTGGAGCTGCAAGGGGACTTGCTTATCTCCATTCAAGTTCTTCGGTTGGGATTCCAATCGTTCATCGAGACTTTAAGTCCACCAATGTCCTTCTAAATGCCGACTTTGAAGCAAAA ATATCTGATTTTGGGCTTGCCAAGTTAATGCCAGAGGGCCAGGAGACCTATATGACGGTTAGAGTGCTTGGTACATTTGGCTATTTTGATCCTGAGTATACATCG ACAGGGAAACTCACTCTACAAAGTGATGTTTATGCATTCGGAGTGGTTCTTCTTGAGCTTTTGACTGGACGTCGAGCTGTGGACTTGAACCAGGGACCAAATGATCAAAACCTTGTACTACAG GTAAGGAACATATTGAATGATAGGAAGAAACTGCGTACGGTGATAGATCCTGAGCTGAACCGAAGTTCATACACAATGGAGTCTATAGTCATGTTTGCAAACTTGGCATCAAGGTGTGTCCGTGTAGAGAGTAGCGAGAGACCCTCAATGGCAGATTGTGTAAAAGAACTCCAAGggattatttatataaattcaaAAGGCTCGCGCACAGCTATGCACACTTTGAGAATGGTCTAA
- the LOC132179413 gene encoding GCN5-related N-acetyltransferase 5, chloroplastic, with amino-acid sequence MAATVSLSFSLDPQHNYISHNPHFKHHKTFPLTPSFPISLKHPYLLPHRYNRYASKSSSSSSHSTPSAATNLSYSEDPFRTGRFLSNEELEKLKLLENFRYGQELESGSLWVRVMRAEEMDAIVALLAESFAESMLWPSGYLSLLRYLVKQYLIERRALMPHTATLIGFYRGKENGVLEQEEEEEQLAGTVEVCFDKRGANASPPTPTAPKNSPYISNMTVKSSLRRRGIGWHLLKASEELISQMSSSGEVYLHCRMIDVAPFNMYTKAGYSVVKTDSILILLMLQRRKHLMCKELPAIRIPSDMSDSVEE; translated from the exons ATGGCTGCAACAGTATCACTCTCTTTCTCCTTAGATCCACAACACAACTACATCTCTCACAACCCCCACTTCAAACACCACAAAACGTTTCCTTTAACACCTTCTTTTCCTATCTCCCTGAAACACCCATATCTCCTTCCACACAGGTACAACCGTTACGCCTCCAAATCTTCGTCCTCTTCTTCCCACTCCACTCCTTCAGCGGCCACAAACTTATCTTATTCTGAAGACCCATTTCGAACAGGTCGGTTTCTGAGCAATGAAGAGCTTGAAAAGCTCAAACTCCTCGAGAATTTCAGGTATGGTCAGGAGCTGGAATCTGGGTCATTGTGGGTTCGGGTGATGAGGGCGGAGGAGATGGACGCTATCGTTGCTTTGCTCGCCGAGTCATTTGCGGAGTCCATGCTTTGGCCTTCTGGGTACCTGTCCTTGTTGAGGTACTTGGTGAAGCAGTACTTGATTGAGAGACGAGCTCTAATGCCCCACACCGCCACACTTATCGGGTTTtacagaggaaaagaaaatggagtattagaacaagaagaagaagaggaacagTTGGCGGGGACTGTGGAGGTTTGCTTTGATAAAAGGGGTGCAAATGCTTCTCCTCCCACGCCTACTGCTCCCAAGAATTCGCCTTACATTTCTAATATGACAGTGAAGAGTTCGCTTCGCCg GAGGGGCATTGGCTGGCATCTCCTAAAGGCAAGTGAGGAACTAATTTCTCAGATGAGTTCCTCAGGAGAAGTGTACTTGCACTGCAGAATGATTGATGTTGCTCCATTCAATATGTATACAAAAGCAGGCTACAGCGTCGTCAAGACAGATAGCATTTTAATCCTGTTGATGTTGCAGAGACGTAAGCACTTGATGTGCAAGGAACTTCCAGCTATAAGAATCCCTTCTGATATGTCAGATTCTGTTGAGGAATGA
- the LOC132177654 gene encoding xyloglucan O-acetyltransferase 1 — protein sequence MKSMGVGAASPFKDQLHSLTRKLLPWTIYAIFPLAIFRLYFYPLQLPQSSTDQLPSTSSIAITSSASPTHISSSKEQERADDTPCDYTIGKWVHDKSGPLYNGTTCGAIKDGQNCISHGRPDLDYLHWRWKPKKCGLPRFEPNTFLQLISNKHIAFVGDSMARNQLESLLCMLATASVPNLVYRDSEENKFRRWNFPSRNANLSVYWSPFLVKGVEKSQQEPNYNKLYLDRVDERWASELDHIDMIVFSIGHWFLHPAVYFEGDSVLGCHYCPGLNHTEIGFYDVLRKSLRTTLKTITERRGSKSNGNGIDVIVTTFSPSHFEGDWDKAGACPKKEPYNESEKQLEGMNAEMRKIEVEEVEAAQENAKQFAGYRVEALDVTKLSLMRPDGHPGPYMHPFPFAYGVAERVQNDCVHWCLPGPVDTWNEILLQVLKKWEGPSKRGE from the exons ATGAAATCAATGGGTGTTGGGGCAGCAAGTCCTTTCAAAGACCAACTGCACTCCCTCACCAGGAAGCTCTTACCGTGGACCATCTATGCTATCTTCCCCTTAGCCATCTTTCGCCTTTACTTTTACCCTCTCCAACTCCCTCAATCTTCCACCGACCAGCTTCCAAGTACCTCCTCCATAGCCATCACCTCCTCCGCTTCTCCGACTcatatttcttcttctaaaG AACAGGAAAGAGCTGATGACACTCCATGTGACTACACCATCGGCAAATGGGTCCATGACAAGTCGGGCCCTTTATACAATGGAACAACATGCGGTGCCATCAAGGATGGCCAGAATTGCATCAGCCATGGCAGACCAGACCTGGACTACCTCCATTGGAGGTGGAAGCCCAAGAAATGCGGCCTACCAAGGTTTGAACCAAACACTTTTCTTCAACTCATTAGCAACAAGCATATAGCATTTGTGGGTGACTCCATGGCTAGGAACCAATTAGAATCCCTTCTCTGCATGCTAGCCACTGCCTCTGTGCCAAACCTTGTCTACCGTGACAGCGAGGAGAACAAATTTCGTAGGTGGAATTTCCCTTCTCGTAATGCAAATCTATCAGTTTACTGGTCACCCTTTCTCGTAAAAGGTGTTGAAAAATCGCAACAAGAGCCTAATTACAATAAATTGTATTTAGATCGAGTTGATGAAAGGTGGGCAAGTGAGTTGGATCATATAGACATGATTGTTTTTTCAATTGGGCATTGGTTTCTGCACCCGGCGGTGTACTTCGAGGGTGATTCAGTTTTAGGCTGCCATTACTGCCCTGGTCTCAATCACACAGAGATTGGGTTTTATGATGTTTTAAGGAAGAGTTTAAGGACTACCCTTAAGACCATAACTGAAAGGAGAGGCTCTAAATCTAATGGTAATGGAATCGATGTAATTGTGACCACATTTTCGCCTTCCCATTTCGAAGGTGATTGGGATAAGGCCGGAGCTTGTCCAAAGAAAGAGCCTTACAACGAGAGTGAGAAGCAGCTTGAAGGAATGAATGCAGAGATGAGAAAAATTGAGGTGGAAGAAGTGGAAGCGGCACAGGAGAATGCTAAGCAATTTGCAGGGTATAGAGTGGAGGCGCTGGACGTGACCAAGTTGTCGTTAATGCGGCCGGATGGTCACCCGGGGCCATACATGCATCCTTTTCCATTTGCTTATGGGGTGGCAGAACGTGTGCAGAACGATTGTGTGCATTGGTGCTTGCCGGGGCCCGTAGACACATGGAATGAAATTTTGCTGCAAGTGTTGAAGAAATGGGAGGGTCCATCAAAGAGAGGAGAATGA
- the LOC132177829 gene encoding uncharacterized protein LOC132177829 codes for MAMDGSANPEDFVVGCLLSIKTTLGDEFEGQVITFDRFSNILVLQEGSKQGTRRNIRLLKANYIKEWSLLGQAEDPLDIKKCYLDLNSLQAREDSAIRQAEADAERIGVGVTSEAQNIFDALSKTLPVRWDTTAIVVMNEVRVSSPYLPESVSGGTPAANDRVKKVLELERKRLQSRGPGQ; via the exons ATGGCCATGGATGGAAGCGCCAACCCTGAGGACTTCGTGGTGGGCTGCCTGCTCTCCATCAAGACCACCTTAGGCGACGAGTTCGAAGGCCAGGTCATCACCTTCGACCGCTTCTCCAACATCCTCGTCCTT CAAGAGGGTTCGAAGCAGGGAACTCGCAGGAATATAAGGCTGTTGAAGGCCAACTATATAAAAGAGTGGTCTTTATTGGGCCAAGCAGAAGACCCACTTGATATCAAAAAGTGTTATCTTGATCTTAATAGTCTGCAAGCTCGAGAAGATTCGGCCATTCG ACAGGCAGAGGCAGATGCTGAGAGGATAGGCGTGGGTGTCACCAGCGAGGCCCAGAACATTTTCGACGCCTTGTCCAAAAC GCTTCCAGTGCGCTGGGATACGACTGCCATAGTGGTCATGAATGAGGTGCGTGTTAGCAGTCCATATCTCCCTGAATCTGTTAGTGGAGGAACTCCTGCTGCCAACGACAGGGTGAAGAAAGTG CTTGAGTTAGAGAGGAAGAGGCTGCAATCTCGCGGACCAGGTCAGTGA